The following are from one region of the Salvia hispanica cultivar TCC Black 2014 chromosome 1, UniMelb_Shisp_WGS_1.0, whole genome shotgun sequence genome:
- the LOC125194891 gene encoding uncharacterized mitochondrial protein AtMg00300-like, protein MDPYQSSANRSMTVMKNKKVVMIGERRGSLYYLIVIVQKIAQEEVHIVKSETVNLWHKRLGHPAEGSIKELIKKGIIQGAYDKNNTPCDECILGKFKKLPYPAAEEVEYSEPATYRDDMNSKESESWMKAMIE, encoded by the exons ATGGATCCTTATCAAAGCTCTGCAAATAGGAGCATGACTGTAATGAAGAATAAGAAAGTGGTCATGATTGGTGAAAGGAGAGGCAGTCTATACTATTTGATTGTTATTGTTCAGAAAATTGCACAGGAGGAAGTTCACATTGTAAAATCAGAAACTGTGAATTTATGGCATAAAAGGCTAGGGCATCCTGCAGAGGGGAGTATAAAGGAGCTGATAAAGAAAGGGATAATTCAGGGAGCTTATGATAAGAACAACACTCCATGTGATGAATGTATTCTAGGAAAATTCAAGAAGCTGCCTTATCCAGCAG CTGAGGAGGTGGAGTATTCAGAGCCAGCTACATATAGAGATGATATGAACAGCAAGGAATCAGAAAGTTGGATGAAAGCCATGATAGAATAA